The following proteins come from a genomic window of Zygotorulaspora mrakii chromosome 8, complete sequence:
- the ILS1 gene encoding isoleucine--tRNA ligase ILS1 (similar to Saccharomyces cerevisiae ILS1 (YBL076C); ancestral locus Anc_7.398), with protein sequence MSEPSAQFSFAREEEKVYALWNEIDAFHRSLELTKDKPEFSFFDGPPFATGTPHYGHILASTIKDIVPRYATMTGHHVDRRFGWDTHGLPIEHIIDKELKITCKEDVFKYGLANYNEKCRSIVMTYADEWRKTIGRLGRWIDFDNDYKTMYPSFMESEWWAFKQLFEKGQVYRGFKVMPYSTGCTTPLSNFEAQQNYKDVNDPAVTIGFNVIGQEKTQLVAWTTTPWTLPSNLALCVNKNFEYVKIYDEKKDCYYILLESLIGALYKKPKTEKFKVVEKIKGSDLVGLKYEPLFPYFAEAFKDTAFRVIENDYVTSDSGTGIVHNAPAFGEEDYNVCLEMGVISADGSIPNPVDDTGKFTSEVTDFAGKYVKDADKEIIKSLTATGNLLLASQIRHSYPFCWRSDTPLLYRTVPAWFVRVKEIIPQMLDSVQKSHWVPSAIKEKRFSNWISNARDWNVSRNRYWGTPIPLWASEDLSEIICVGSVKELEELSGVTGIKDLHREYIDEITIPSKTGKGQLKRIEEVFDCWFESGSMPFASQHYPFENTENFKNRVPANFISEGLDQTRGWFYTLSVLGTHLFGSVPYQNVIVSGIILAADGRKMSKSLKNYPDPNIVLEKYGADALRLYLINSPVLKAETLKFKEEGVKEVVSKVLLPWWNSFKFLDGQIALLKKTSDVDFRYDPSVRSENVMDRWILASMQSLVQSIHEEMKEYKLYAVVPKLLHFIDELTNWYIRFNRRRLKGENGVDDCLKALNSLFEALFTFVRVMAPFTPFLSDSIYLKLKNYISEDVLSQCTKDGRSVHFLSYPEVREEFFDEAIEKSVARMQSVIELGRNIREKKTISLKTPLKTLVILHSDEDYLKDVQELKDYIQEELNVRDIIITTDEAKYGVEYRALADWPVLGKKLKKEAKKVKDALPKVTSSEVQKYLETGELNVAGIELVEGDLNVVRGLPESQVQQGQEARTDNEVLIILDTNIYPELKTEGLARELINRIQKLRKKCGLEATDDVLVEYELIKDTIDFEEIVKQHFDMLSKTCRSDIVKSDSTKSDAIADEEQSINDTIFKLKIFRL encoded by the coding sequence ATGTCAGAACCTTCAGCGCAGTTCTCTTTCGCTAGGGAAGAGGAGAAAGTTTATGCTTTGTggaatgaaattgatgcaTTTCATAGGTCATTAGAGTTAACTAAAGATAAGCCCGagttttcattctttgatggTCCACCATTTGCCACTGGTACGCCTCATTATGGTCATATTTTGGCTTCAACCATTAAGGATATTGTTCCAAGATATGCTACTATGACTGGTCATCATGTTGATAGAAGATTTGGTTGGGATACCCACGGTTTACCTATTGAGCATATCATCGATAAAGAACTTAAAATTACATGTAAAGAAGACGTTTTTAAGTACGGGTTGGCCAACTATAATGAAAAGTGTAGGTCTATTGTTATGACGTATGCCGACGAATGGAGAAAGACCATTGGTCGTCTTGGTCGTTGGATTGATTTCGATAATGATTACAAGACTATGTATCCATCATTTATGGAGTCTGAATGGTGGGCATTCAAACAactgtttgaaaaaggtCAAGTTTATCGTGGCTTCAAAGTGATGCCGTATTCTACTGGTTGTACAACTCCATTGAGTAACTTTGAGGCTCAACAAAATTATAAAGATGTTAATGATCCCGCAGTCACTATAGGTTTCAACGTTATTGGACAAGAAAAGACTCAATTGGTCGCTTGGACTACCACTCCATGGACTCTGCCTTCAAATTTGGCATTATGTGTGAACAAGAACTTTGAATATGTCAAAAtttatgatgaaaaaaaggacTGTtattatattcttttggaatcattGATTGGCGCCTTATATAAGAAGCCAaagactgaaaaattcaaggTTGTTGAGAAAATAAAAGGTTCCGATTTGGTGGGTTTGAAGTATGAACCATTATTCCCATATTTTGCTGAGGCCTTCAAAGACACTGCGTTTAGAGTTATTGAGAATGACTATGTTACCAGCGATTCAGGTACTGGTATTGTTCATAATGCACCAGCTTTCGGTGAAGAAGATTACAACGTTTGTCTAGAAATGGGCGTTATAAGCGCTGATGGAAGTATTCCAAATCCTGTCGATGATACAGGTAAATTTACCTCTGAAGTCACTGACTTTGCTGGCAAATATGTTAAGGATGCtgataaagaaatcatcaaaagcTTAACTGCAACAGGGAATTTGTTATTAGCTTCTCAAATTAGACATTCTTACCCATTCTGCTGGAGATCCGATACACCATTATTGTACCGTACAGTTCCAGCATGGTTTGTCCGTGTAAAGGAAATTATTCCCCAAATGCTAGATTCTGTTCAAAAATCACATTGGGTTCCAAGTGCCATCAAGGAGAAAAGATTTTCTAATTGGATTTCGAATGCTCGTGATTGGAACGTCTCTAGAAACAGATATTGGGGTACTCCAATTCCTCTATGGGCATCAGAAGATTTATCAGAGATCATTTGTGTTGGTTCAGTTAAGGAATTAGAAGAATTGAGTGGTGTCACTGGAATCAAAGATTTGCATCGTGAatatattgatgaaatcaCCATCCCATCGAAGACTGGTAAAGGgcagttgaaaagaattgaagaggTTTTCGACTGTTGGTTTGAATCAGGTTCTATGCCTTTTGCGTCTCAACATTatccatttgaaaatactgaaaatttcaagaatagAGTTCCCGcaaatttcatttctgAAGGTCTAGATCAAACAAGAGGTTGGTTCTATACTCTAAGTGTCCTTGGTACTCATTTATTTGGGTCCGTTCCATATCAAAATGTGATTGTTTCTGGTATTATTTTAGCCGCTGACGGCAGAAAGATGTCCAAATCTTTAAAGAATTATCCAGATCCAAATattgttcttgaaaagtatgGTGCTGATGCTTTAAGGCTATATTTGATTAATTCCCCAGTTTTGAAAGCtgaaactttgaaattcaagGAAGAGGGTGTCAAGGAAGTAGTTTCGAAAGTTTTACTACCATGGTGGAACTCCTTCAAATTTCTGGATGGTCAAATCGCactattgaagaagacTTCAGATGTTGACTTCAGATATGATCCATCTGTACGCAGCGAAAACGTAATGGATAGATGGATTTTAGCATCCATGCAGTCTTTGGTTCAATCTATACATGaggaaatgaaagagtATAAACTATATGCTGTTGTACCAAAACTTTTGCATTTTATTGACGAATTAACAAATTGGTACATCAGATTCAATCGTCGTCGTTTGAAGGGTGAAAATGGTGTTGATGATTGCTTGAAAGCTTTAAACTCATTATTTGAAGCGTTGTTCACTTTCGTTCGTGTTATGGCTCCATTTACCCCATTCTTATCTGATTCTATTTAtctaaaattgaagaattatATCTCCGAAGATGTCCTAAGTCAATGCACAAAGGACGGCAGATCAGTGCATTTCTTATCCTACCCAGAAGTTAGAGAAGAATTCTTTGAtgaagcaattgaaaaatcagtCGCTAGAATGCAATCAGTCATTGAACTCGGTAGAAATATTcgtgaaaagaaaaccaTCTCTTTGAAGACTCCACTAAAGACATTGGTCATTTTGCATAGTGATGAAGATTACTTGAAAGATGTTCAAGAACTCAAGGACTATATCCAAGAGGAACTAAATGTTCGTGATATTATCATTACCACCGATGAAGCCAAGTATGGTGTCGAATATAGAGCTTTAGCTGATTGGCCGGTTCTAggtaaaaaattgaagaaggaagcaaaaaaagttaAGGATGCTTTGCCAAAAGTTACCTCCAGCGAAgtccaaaaatatttagaGACCGGTGAACTGAATGTTGCAGGTATTGAACTGGTCGAAGGTGACTTGAATGTCGTGAGAGGTTTGCCAGAATCACAAGTTCAACAGGGTCAAGAAGCAAGAACCGATAATGAAGTTTTGATTATCTTGGACACGAATATTTACCCTGAGCTGAAAACAGAAGGTTTAGCTAGAGAATTGATCAatagaattcaaaaattgagaaagaaGTGTGGTCTTGAAGCCACAGATGATGTGCTTGTCGAATACGAATTAATCAAGGACACAATTGATTTCGAAGAAATTGTGAAGCAGCATTTCGACATGTTGTCTAAGACATGTAGATCCGATATTGTCAAGAGCGACTCTACCAAATCCGATGCTATTGCTGATGAAGAACAATCCATCAATGACACCATTTtcaaactgaaaattttcagattgtaa
- the RTT105 gene encoding Rtt105p (similar to Saccharomyces cerevisiae RTT105 (YER104W); ancestral locus Anc_7.399), whose amino-acid sequence MMESSFKGAPSSHWNVSSDPPDETYAETVDGDGAVGHGMETPTKDDSSDRREDESVSGEIISHRKGYYRDMFPSYSSSPTHSNRRMQNEKDKKLRQAKASKRDKNALKIRGGLENMENFVMKSELLEVQRIQQLQALEHEIPDELIEKLEQERNEDLEDDELIELINRRDCWEKELNQILSELIID is encoded by the coding sequence ATGATGGAAAGCTCCTTCAAAGGTGCACCTAGCAGCCATTGGAATGTGAGCTCTGACCCTCCTGACGAGACATATGCTGAAACGGTTGATGGTGATGGTGCTGTAGGCCATGGTATGGAAACGCCGACAAAAGATGATTCAAGTGACCGACGAGAGGATGAGTCTGTATCTGGAGAAATAATATCGCACAGGAAGGGTTATTACAGAGACATGTTCCCATCGTATTCTTCATCGCCAACACATTCAAATCGCAGAATGCAAAACGAAAAGGACAAGAAATTGCGACAAGCAAAAGCCTCCAAACGTGACAAAAATGCTCTCAAGATTAGAGGAGGCCTCGAGAATATGGAGAATTTTGTCATGAAGAGCGAGCTGCTTGAGGTTCAGAGGATACAGCAACTTCAAGCGCTCGAACATGAAATACCAGACGAACTCATTGAAAAGCTCGAACAAGAGCGGAATGAAGACCTCGAGGATGATGAGCTAATTGAGCTCATCAATCGCAGAGACTGCTGGGAGAAGgaattgaatcaaatcCTTTCAGAACTGATAATTGATTAG
- the ATG8 gene encoding ubiquitin-like protein ATG8 (similar to Saccharomyces cerevisiae ATG8 (YBL078C); ancestral locus Anc_7.400), whose translation MKSSFKSEYPFEKRKAESERISQKFTNRIPVICEKAEKSEIPEIDKRKYLVPADLTVGQFVYVIRKRIMLPPEKAIFIFVNDTLPPTAALMSAIYQEHKDKDGFLYVTYSGENTFGAIAL comes from the coding sequence ATGAAGTCATCATTTAAGTCTGAGTATCCCTTTGAGAAGAGGAAAGCGGAATCTGAGAGGATTTCTCAGAAGTTCACAAATAGGATTCCAGTAATTTGTGagaaagctgaaaaatcGGAGATTCCAGAGATTGACAAACGTAAATACTTGGTTCCTGCGGATTTGACTGTCGGGCAATTCGTTTACGTGatcagaaagagaattATGTTGCCACCGGAGAAGGCCATATTTATCTTCGTGAATGATACGCTGCCACCGACTGCTGCGCTGATGTCTGCTATTTACCAGGAGCATAAGGATAAGGATGGGTTTTTGTACGTGACCTATTCCGGAGAAAATACATTCGGAGCCATAGCGTTGTAG